A DNA window from Malus domestica chromosome 12, GDT2T_hap1 contains the following coding sequences:
- the LOC103423208 gene encoding NDR1/HIN1-like protein 3 has product MSEKQAHLNGAYYGPSIPPKSQSYHRPGRGGSGCLGCCCSCIFGLVFKLIMTAVVILGLAFFIFWLIVRPNRVKFHVTDATLTQFNFSNDNTLHYDLALNLTIRNPNKKIGIYYDRIETRAFYEDQRFSTVTLTPFYQGHKKTNVLNPVFQGQQVLVDSKALSEYNQQKSTGIYEIDLKIYLRIRFKLGLIKTGKFKPKIECDLKVPLTQNGNSVGTFQTTKCKVDYF; this is encoded by the coding sequence ATGTCAGAGAAACAAGCCCATTTGAACGGGGCCTACTACGGCCCCTCAATCCCTCCCAAATCCCAGTCCTACCACCGCCCTGGCCGCGGCGGCAGCGGATGCCTCGGCTGCTGCTGCAGCTGCATCTTCGGCCTTGTTTTCAAGCTCATCATGACCGCCGTTGTCATCCTGGGCTTGGCGTTTTTCATCTTTTGGCTCATCGTCCGCCCTAACCGTGTCAAGTTCCACGTCACGGACGCCACCCTCACGCAGTTCAACTTCTCCAACGACAACACCCTCCACTACGACCTCGCCCTCAACCTCACCATCCGAAACCCTAACAAGAAGATCGGTATTTACTACGATCGCATCGAGACCCGGGCCTTTTACGAGGATCAAAGGTTCAGCACGGTTACCTTGACGCCCTTTTACCAAGGGCATAAGAAAACGAACGTGTTGAACCCCGTGTTCCAAGGCCAGCAAGTGCTTGTAGACTCGAAGGCGCTTTCAGAGTACAATCAGCAGAAGAGTACTGGGATTTACGAGATCGATTTGAAGATTTATCTTCGGATTCGGTTCAAACTCGGATTGATCAAGACTGGCAAGTTCAAGCCCAAGATTGAATGCGACTTGAAGGTTCCCTTGACTCAGAACGGAAATTCAGTTGGCACTTTCCAGACTACCAAGTGCAaagttgattacttctaa